In a single window of the Rhodococcus qingshengii JCM 15477 genome:
- a CDS encoding IS6 family transposase — protein MSRGDETRVDSTRSPYKRHRYSADIIAHCVWLYYRFALSLRDVEELMLARGIVVSHETIRTWCAKFGPEYARGLRRRAPEPGDRWFLDEVFVKIGGIRHYLWRAVDQDGNVLDVLVQSRRNAKAAKRFFGKLMRKQGRVPRVLVTDKLASYVVAHRELMPSVEHRRSKYLNNRAENSHQPTRQRERAMKFFRSPGTAQRFLAVFSAISPHFRPGRHKLAASDYRSEMTDRFATWNDVTGVPAA, from the coding sequence ATGAGTCGTGGAGACGAAACGCGGGTGGATTCGACGCGGTCGCCGTACAAACGGCACCGCTATTCCGCGGACATCATCGCGCATTGCGTGTGGCTGTACTACAGGTTCGCCTTGAGCTTGCGCGACGTCGAGGAGTTGATGCTCGCCCGCGGCATCGTCGTCTCGCACGAGACGATCCGCACGTGGTGCGCGAAGTTCGGACCCGAATACGCGCGTGGCCTGCGTCGACGCGCTCCCGAACCTGGCGATAGATGGTTTCTGGATGAGGTGTTCGTCAAGATCGGTGGTATCCGGCACTACCTGTGGCGGGCGGTCGATCAGGACGGGAACGTCCTCGACGTCCTGGTCCAGTCACGACGCAACGCGAAGGCAGCGAAACGCTTCTTCGGCAAGCTGATGCGCAAGCAGGGCCGGGTGCCGAGGGTGCTGGTGACCGACAAGCTCGCCAGTTACGTTGTGGCGCATCGGGAGTTGATGCCATCGGTCGAACACCGGCGCTCGAAGTACCTCAACAACCGGGCCGAGAACTCGCACCAACCCACCAGGCAGCGCGAACGGGCAATGAAGTTCTTCCGCTCGCCCGGTACGGCGCAACGGTTCCTGGCGGTGTTCAGCGCGATCTCGCCGCACTTCCGACCCGGTCGGCACAAACTCGCCGCGAGCGATTACCGTTCCGAAATGACCGACCGATTCGCCACCTGGAACGACGTGACTGGCGTACCCGCCGCCTGA